A region of Rhodopirellula islandica DNA encodes the following proteins:
- the lpdA gene encoding dihydrolipoyl dehydrogenase yields MHAPVVVLGGGPGGYAAAFLAADEGMEVTIVEAEPRLGGTCLIRGCIPSKALLHVAKVISEVEDLKAEWGIEYSGAPKIDVDVVRARKDKVIDNLTGGLGGLAKRRNVTVIQARGSFVSSNELQLEGDHKSIPEGGRLTFDKCIIATGSVPAMPPAFDIGSDRVMDSTGALALKDIPENLLVVGGGYIGLEMGTVYAHLGSKVSVVELGESLLPGADRDLVKPLAKKIDKMCDGRVFLNTKVGSLAEDGDKVVVSFEGPSKFGTESYDRVLISIGRRPVTRGLGLENTQVEVNERGFIVCDEQQRTADPNIMAIGDVAGDPMLAHKATHEGRVAAEVLAGKNVAFDKAAIPAVVFTDPEIAWAGLTEGEAKAAGRKVDVEVYPWAASGRAQAIGVTNGLTKWLVDPETHRVLGCGIVGTGAGELIAEAVLAIEMGCEVTDITETVHPHPTLSETLMNAGEVHFGTATEIYKPKRK; encoded by the coding sequence ATGCACGCTCCGGTTGTCGTTCTCGGTGGTGGCCCCGGTGGATACGCGGCGGCTTTCTTGGCTGCTGACGAAGGAATGGAAGTCACAATCGTCGAAGCGGAACCTCGCCTCGGCGGCACCTGCCTGATCCGGGGCTGCATCCCCAGCAAAGCATTGCTTCACGTGGCCAAGGTCATCAGTGAAGTCGAAGACCTGAAAGCCGAGTGGGGCATCGAGTACTCCGGCGCACCCAAGATCGACGTCGATGTCGTCCGGGCTCGCAAAGACAAAGTCATCGACAACCTGACCGGCGGACTCGGCGGGCTGGCCAAACGCCGCAACGTCACCGTCATCCAAGCTCGCGGTTCGTTCGTCAGCTCCAACGAACTGCAACTCGAAGGTGATCACAAATCGATCCCCGAAGGCGGACGCCTGACCTTCGACAAGTGCATCATTGCCACGGGCAGTGTTCCCGCCATGCCCCCCGCCTTTGACATCGGCAGCGACCGAGTCATGGACAGCACCGGTGCACTGGCACTCAAAGACATCCCTGAAAACCTGCTGGTCGTCGGTGGCGGTTACATCGGCCTCGAAATGGGCACCGTCTACGCTCACCTGGGTTCCAAGGTCAGCGTCGTTGAACTGGGCGAATCGCTGCTTCCCGGTGCCGACCGCGACCTGGTCAAACCGCTGGCGAAGAAGATCGACAAGATGTGCGACGGCCGCGTGTTCCTGAACACCAAGGTCGGATCGCTGGCCGAAGACGGTGACAAGGTTGTGGTCAGCTTCGAAGGTCCCAGCAAGTTCGGCACCGAATCCTACGACCGAGTCCTGATCAGCATCGGACGTCGTCCCGTCACCCGCGGGCTCGGTTTGGAAAACACGCAAGTCGAAGTCAACGAACGTGGCTTCATCGTTTGCGATGAACAACAACGCACCGCTGACCCCAACATCATGGCCATTGGCGATGTCGCCGGTGACCCCATGCTGGCCCACAAAGCCACCCATGAAGGCCGCGTCGCCGCAGAAGTGCTGGCTGGCAAGAACGTCGCCTTCGACAAGGCGGCCATCCCAGCCGTCGTGTTCACCGATCCCGAAATCGCTTGGGCCGGCCTGACCGAAGGCGAAGCCAAAGCCGCCGGCCGCAAGGTCGACGTCGAGGTTTACCCTTGGGCCGCCAGCGGTCGTGCTCAAGCCATTGGCGTGACCAACGGCTTGACCAAGTGGTTGGTCGACCCGGAAACCCATCGCGTGCTGGGCTGCGGCATCGTCGGCACCGGAGCCGGCGAACTGATCGCCGAAGCCGTGCTGGCCATCGAAATGGGCTGCGAAGTCACTGACATCACCGAGACCGTTCACCCCCACCCAACGCTCAGCGAAACGTTGATGAACGCCGGTGAAGTCCACTTTGGAACCGCCACCGAGATCTACAAACCAAAACGGAAGTGA
- a CDS encoding DUF6800 family protein, producing MAGTERRREISRLRARRKKTINLLQRVKAGTMEKTEAARKLRKLTPGADVIIKREGLA from the coding sequence ATGGCAGGAACCGAACGTCGTCGCGAAATTTCACGTCTGCGAGCCCGTCGCAAGAAAACCATCAACCTGTTGCAACGCGTGAAAGCCGGCACGATGGAAAAAACCGAAGCCGCTCGCAAGCTTCGTAAGTTGACCCCCGGTGCGGACGTCATTATCAAACGCGAAGGCCTTGCCTGA
- the rpsD gene encoding 30S ribosomal protein S4: MARYTGPKARINRRLGTMLYETAGAARAMDRRPQPPGMHTRGRRPSNYGAALMEKQKIKHYYGLGERQLRRYFENVGRKSGNTGELLLLMCERRLDNVVRRVGFTKTRPQARQGITHGHFCVNGVKVTKPGYMLRAGDLIEVRGRENLKNLYRGVIANSPPDGLDWVSFDSETLRATVLSLPGAVDISLPVDANSVVEFLSR; encoded by the coding sequence ATGGCACGTTACACAGGACCAAAAGCCCGCATCAACCGCCGCCTCGGCACGATGCTTTACGAAACAGCCGGCGCAGCCCGTGCGATGGACCGTCGCCCGCAGCCACCAGGCATGCACACTCGCGGTCGTCGCCCGAGTAACTACGGTGCGGCTTTGATGGAAAAGCAAAAGATCAAACACTACTACGGATTGGGCGAACGCCAACTCCGTCGTTACTTTGAGAACGTTGGCCGTAAATCGGGCAACACCGGGGAATTGTTGTTGCTCATGTGCGAGCGTCGCTTGGACAACGTTGTCCGTCGCGTCGGTTTCACCAAGACTCGCCCCCAAGCTCGTCAGGGCATCACACACGGTCACTTCTGCGTCAACGGCGTGAAGGTCACCAAGCCCGGCTACATGCTTCGCGCTGGCGACTTGATCGAAGTTCGCGGTCGCGAAAACCTGAAGAATCTGTACCGTGGCGTGATCGCCAACTCGCCACCAGACGGACTGGACTGGGTCTCGTTCGACAGCGAAACGCTGCGAGCGACTGTCCTGTCTCTGCCAGGCGCGGTTGACATCAGCCTGCCCGTCGACGCTAACAGCGTCGTCGAATTCTTGTCTCGCTAA
- a CDS encoding Gfo/Idh/MocA family protein, with protein MQPSRRGFLKTSALAGAVAGSTMTATSKLIAAEETKKLRLAAIGVGGSRGRYNRGGSIARGAAKFATMVAVCDVDDLHTEEFNQDFDGKLNKYRDYREMLEKEKPDVVTIGTPDHWHVPIAIACLRSGADVYCEKPLTLTIDEGKQIRKVVEETGRVFQVGTQQRSSGDLFQKAIAMVQSGYVGDNVNAYIAIGGAPGDGPFETTQAPEDLDWNLWVGPAAKADYCEERRKYFRWFFEYSGGKMTDWGAHHIDIAQWALAPGEDGPTTINGTGEFPKTVPADFNWNSFFDGEASLPNGYNTATSFNIELTFESGSKMVVTNHYQREEENIDFPNGILFEGDKGRIFVNRGKLTGAPVDSLTEEDNAKLDAKIAELRKGKKAMSHMANFFACIEDGGQPISDVWSHHRTMTSCHLCNLALMLGRELKWDPKAERFIDDEQANGLMSRKSRAGFSAETHAAS; from the coding sequence ATGCAACCTTCACGCCGTGGATTCTTGAAAACCAGCGCCTTGGCAGGCGCCGTCGCTGGTTCAACCATGACCGCCACTTCCAAGCTGATTGCGGCGGAAGAGACCAAGAAACTTCGCTTGGCAGCGATCGGAGTTGGGGGCAGTCGCGGGCGTTACAACCGAGGTGGATCGATCGCTCGCGGAGCTGCCAAATTCGCGACCATGGTGGCGGTCTGCGATGTCGACGATTTGCACACCGAGGAGTTCAATCAAGATTTCGACGGCAAACTGAACAAGTACCGCGACTACCGCGAGATGTTGGAAAAGGAAAAACCCGACGTCGTCACGATCGGAACCCCGGACCACTGGCATGTGCCGATTGCGATTGCCTGCCTGCGAAGTGGCGCGGATGTGTACTGCGAAAAACCGCTGACCTTGACCATCGATGAAGGCAAACAAATCCGCAAAGTCGTCGAAGAAACCGGCCGTGTGTTCCAAGTCGGAACCCAGCAGCGCAGCTCAGGCGACTTGTTCCAAAAAGCCATCGCGATGGTCCAGTCGGGCTACGTGGGCGACAACGTCAACGCCTACATCGCCATCGGCGGCGCCCCCGGTGACGGGCCTTTTGAAACCACACAGGCCCCCGAGGACCTGGACTGGAACCTGTGGGTCGGCCCCGCGGCAAAGGCTGATTATTGCGAAGAACGCCGCAAGTACTTCCGTTGGTTCTTCGAGTATTCCGGCGGCAAAATGACGGACTGGGGCGCTCACCACATCGATATCGCTCAGTGGGCATTGGCTCCTGGCGAGGACGGCCCCACCACGATCAACGGCACCGGTGAATTCCCCAAAACCGTTCCCGCGGACTTCAACTGGAACTCGTTTTTCGACGGCGAAGCCTCGCTGCCCAACGGCTACAACACGGCCACGAGTTTCAACATCGAACTGACGTTTGAAAGCGGATCCAAGATGGTGGTTACCAACCACTACCAACGCGAAGAGGAGAACATCGATTTCCCCAACGGAATCCTGTTCGAAGGCGACAAGGGACGGATCTTCGTCAACCGTGGCAAACTGACGGGTGCTCCAGTCGACAGCCTGACCGAGGAAGACAACGCGAAACTGGACGCAAAAATCGCAGAGCTACGCAAAGGGAAAAAGGCAATGAGCCACATGGCCAACTTTTTTGCCTGCATTGAGGACGGCGGTCAGCCGATCTCAGACGTGTGGTCGCACCACCGCACAATGACGTCCTGTCACCTGTGCAACCTTGCGTTGATGTTGGGCCGTGAATTGAAATGGGACCCGAAAGCCGAGCGATTTATCGACGACGAGCAAGCCAACGGGCTGATGAGTCGCAAGTCGCGAGCAGGATTTTCAGCCGAAACCCACGCGGCGAGCTGA
- a CDS encoding ABC transporter ATP-binding protein yields the protein MATATTADTTTSPESTAGGRKPMIEAVGLSKFYGPFAAARDVTFNVGEGELVAFLGPNGAGKSTTMKMLTGYIAPSEGFARIAGHNMMDDRIAGSRRLGYLPENGPLYPEMTPKGMLEFFADARGLSPRIKRDRIDAVVDICDLSSVMYKPISKLSKGFKQRVGMSQALLHEPDVLIMDEPTAGLDPNQIRGVRKTMRRLSETKTILLSTHILQEVEAMADRVVMINEGRMVYDGSVEGLRTTGKGDLDEAFHHLTGQSESEPDEKA from the coding sequence ATGGCAACAGCCACAACGGCGGACACGACGACCTCCCCCGAATCCACTGCGGGCGGTCGAAAACCCATGATCGAAGCGGTGGGGCTGAGTAAATTTTATGGCCCCTTCGCGGCCGCGCGCGATGTCACCTTCAATGTCGGTGAGGGTGAACTGGTGGCCTTTCTGGGCCCCAACGGTGCCGGGAAAAGCACGACGATGAAGATGTTGACCGGCTACATCGCTCCCAGCGAAGGCTTTGCTCGGATCGCCGGTCACAACATGATGGACGATCGCATCGCGGGCAGTCGTCGGCTGGGATACTTGCCCGAAAACGGGCCCCTGTATCCCGAGATGACGCCCAAAGGGATGCTGGAATTCTTCGCCGATGCTCGCGGTTTGTCACCTCGCATCAAACGCGATCGGATCGACGCGGTGGTCGACATCTGTGACCTGTCGTCGGTGATGTACAAACCGATCAGCAAACTGTCCAAGGGTTTCAAGCAACGGGTCGGGATGAGCCAAGCTCTGCTGCACGAACCCGATGTGTTGATCATGGACGAACCCACCGCCGGTTTGGACCCCAACCAAATTCGCGGCGTCCGGAAAACGATGCGACGACTCAGCGAGACCAAAACGATCTTGCTCAGCACGCACATTCTGCAAGAAGTCGAGGCGATGGCCGATCGAGTTGTGATGATCAACGAAGGTCGCATGGTCTACGACGGTTCGGTCGAAGGTTTGCGAACGACCGGCAAAGGCGACCTGGACGAAGCGTTCCATCACTTGACCGGACAATCCGAATCCGAGCCTGACGAAAAGGCTTGA
- a CDS encoding S9 family peptidase, with the protein MLVRRRIVLTATLALTAGFFGHLPNTISPAMADSTEQTQAPPAPPKKDPAVLSLRRLFKTSDFRSKSRTLTWDNTEDILWERQPGKEGPALNQLSIPDLEATTAVPRETFLLPAEPADPESNEDDASPSEPKPIEISQWTLSDDGRYLLVYNNTRRVWRQHTRGDYWLRDVSDDAADTAWRKVGGEDAPEAQTMFATFAPDGKSIAFVRDNDLYLEDCQSGDVQMIAGSDDPKLIHGTFDWVYEEELGLRNGFRFSPNAQKLAFWELDSNDVPIQTMIDNTSERYAQAIEFAYPKVGQTNSAARVGVWDKASQKTMWLDLPGDPREHYIAAVDWLPSEFKHANKRLLIQQLNRKQNQNHVFLCDVETGHCVNIHTEVSDAWVRHLRELHWLPSSVFESGASSDPSPRLLWLSERSGWQHIEAIEIPVPESLEEESNLPSRITPVTGGSWDVISLAAVAKDGSRIDFIASPEQPSQRALYRVSLEQGLAGQPKTTPQRVSPEEGGTYSYSFSPTAQYAVESWSDFNSAPVQRLVQLDPYKPLKAISDNEKLEDALEKLAPVHTEFVRLPIGEFTDDPASKEVELDVWIMMPVGNDGTTETLDPKSTPLLVHVYGEPAGQTVLDQYGGTTYLWHRLLTQHGIAVASVDNRGANAPRGKSFRQSIYKKIGRLSISDQAHATQAMLKHFPALDPDRVGLWGWSGGGSSTLNGLFQFPELYSMGIAIAPVPDQLDYDTIYQERYMGLVTENRDAFVEGSPITHASGLSDPLLLIHGTADDNVHYASSARLINRLIAENKQFEMMAYPGRTHSVSEGEGTRYHLRTMMTHFILQHLK; encoded by the coding sequence ATGCTCGTCCGCCGACGTATTGTCCTGACCGCCACGCTTGCTCTGACCGCCGGCTTCTTCGGTCATCTCCCCAACACAATCTCGCCTGCGATGGCGGATTCGACCGAGCAAACTCAGGCCCCTCCAGCACCGCCCAAGAAAGATCCAGCGGTCCTTTCGCTCCGTCGGCTTTTCAAGACATCCGACTTCCGATCCAAATCGCGCACGCTGACCTGGGACAACACCGAAGACATCCTGTGGGAACGCCAGCCCGGCAAAGAAGGGCCGGCACTGAACCAGCTCTCCATTCCCGATTTGGAAGCGACCACCGCCGTTCCTCGCGAAACGTTTTTGCTGCCTGCCGAGCCAGCCGATCCAGAATCCAACGAGGATGACGCGTCCCCCAGCGAACCCAAACCGATCGAAATCAGCCAGTGGACGCTTTCGGACGACGGACGTTACTTGCTCGTCTACAACAACACCCGGCGAGTCTGGCGACAGCACACCCGTGGTGACTACTGGCTGCGAGACGTGAGCGATGATGCGGCAGACACAGCCTGGCGAAAAGTCGGTGGCGAAGACGCTCCCGAAGCTCAAACCATGTTTGCGACGTTCGCTCCCGATGGAAAATCCATCGCCTTCGTTCGCGACAACGATCTGTACTTGGAAGATTGCCAGTCAGGTGACGTTCAAATGATTGCGGGCTCGGACGATCCCAAACTCATCCACGGAACATTTGACTGGGTCTACGAAGAAGAACTCGGCTTGCGAAATGGATTCCGGTTCAGCCCCAACGCTCAAAAACTGGCATTCTGGGAACTGGACAGCAACGATGTTCCGATTCAAACCATGATCGACAACACGTCCGAGCGTTATGCCCAAGCGATTGAATTCGCCTACCCCAAGGTCGGACAAACCAACTCTGCCGCCCGGGTCGGAGTGTGGGACAAAGCGTCCCAAAAAACGATGTGGCTGGACCTGCCCGGCGATCCTCGCGAGCACTACATCGCCGCGGTGGACTGGCTGCCCAGCGAATTCAAACATGCGAACAAGCGTCTGCTGATCCAGCAACTCAACCGAAAACAAAATCAAAACCACGTCTTCCTCTGCGATGTTGAAACAGGACACTGCGTCAACATTCACACCGAAGTCAGCGACGCTTGGGTGCGGCACCTAAGAGAACTGCACTGGCTGCCCAGTTCCGTCTTTGAAAGCGGCGCCTCGAGCGATCCGTCGCCGCGACTGCTGTGGCTATCGGAACGTTCGGGATGGCAACACATCGAAGCCATCGAAATCCCTGTCCCAGAATCGCTGGAAGAAGAATCCAACCTGCCATCGCGAATCACGCCGGTCACCGGCGGCTCTTGGGATGTGATTTCCCTCGCCGCTGTGGCCAAAGACGGCAGCCGAATCGACTTCATCGCATCACCTGAACAGCCCTCTCAACGGGCCCTGTACCGCGTGTCGCTCGAGCAAGGACTGGCCGGCCAACCCAAGACGACCCCGCAACGCGTCTCGCCGGAAGAAGGCGGCACGTACTCCTATTCATTCAGCCCCACCGCTCAATACGCCGTCGAGTCTTGGTCGGACTTCAACTCCGCCCCGGTGCAAAGACTCGTTCAGCTCGATCCCTACAAGCCACTGAAAGCCATTTCCGACAACGAGAAGCTGGAAGACGCCCTTGAGAAGCTCGCTCCGGTTCACACGGAATTTGTGCGACTGCCCATCGGTGAATTCACCGATGACCCGGCCTCCAAGGAGGTGGAACTGGATGTGTGGATCATGATGCCGGTTGGCAACGATGGAACAACCGAGACCCTGGACCCGAAGAGCACGCCGCTGCTGGTTCATGTCTACGGCGAGCCCGCGGGACAGACTGTCTTGGACCAATACGGCGGCACCACTTACCTGTGGCATCGCCTGCTGACACAACATGGAATCGCTGTTGCGAGTGTCGACAACCGCGGCGCCAACGCGCCTCGCGGGAAATCATTCCGGCAATCGATCTACAAAAAGATCGGGCGTCTTTCCATCTCAGACCAAGCCCATGCCACCCAAGCGATGCTGAAACACTTCCCAGCTCTAGATCCCGATCGCGTGGGTCTGTGGGGATGGAGTGGTGGTGGTTCATCGACACTGAACGGTTTGTTCCAATTCCCGGAACTGTACTCGATGGGCATCGCGATTGCGCCCGTGCCAGACCAACTGGATTACGACACGATCTACCAAGAACGCTACATGGGATTGGTCACCGAGAACCGCGATGCGTTCGTGGAGGGGTCACCGATCACACATGCCAGCGGTTTGTCCGACCCGTTGTTACTGATTCACGGGACCGCTGATGACAACGTGCACTACGCCTCGTCAGCCCGCCTGATCAATCGCCTGATCGCGGAGAACAAACAGTTCGAGATGATGGCGTATCCCGGACGAACCCACTCGGTCAGCGAGGGCGAAGGCACTCGCTACCACCTGCGGACGATGATGACCCATTTCATCCTGCAGCATCTGAAGTAG
- a CDS encoding transcriptional regulator, whose translation MSVATLSPAASTASFAPASETFARAHGRVCQRANTKWSPAKVLRTAMADSDRFVVQLDYVDSKGKRTRRTVSPIRFGAADRFLGLCLCREEPRQFHLSRCSNFQLLDADDVIMPVEMVELD comes from the coding sequence ATGTCAGTTGCAACGCTTTCCCCCGCCGCATCGACCGCATCTTTCGCCCCCGCCAGCGAAACGTTCGCCCGTGCCCACGGCCGAGTCTGCCAACGAGCCAACACGAAGTGGAGCCCCGCGAAAGTCTTGCGGACCGCGATGGCGGACAGCGATCGATTTGTCGTGCAACTGGATTACGTTGACTCCAAAGGCAAGCGAACTCGTCGAACCGTCAGCCCGATCCGCTTCGGTGCCGCGGACCGTTTTCTCGGCCTGTGCCTGTGCCGCGAAGAACCACGCCAATTTCACTTGTCTCGTTGCAGCAACTTTCAACTGCTCGACGCTGACGACGTGATCATGCCCGTTGAAATGGTCGAGCTGGACTGA
- a CDS encoding family 16 glycoside hydrolase encodes MALALLATILLTASQLSPASAADPAAGTPRETPAGSESLLDGPLADAWEGSLDDWTLKDGVLTGTTDGSVKVNRFITSKFPPAEDFELEVDVWVSPRGNSGIQYRSEVREDLGPNVMVGYQCDVVAANPKYNGMLYEERGRRILCHTGEKVVTDANGQGWVVKSSEPPQFAPETWHRYKVRVVGNHHQHWIDGQLTADHFDMDPKGRSLSGRIGVQVHVGPPMEIRYRNFFVKRLAPTAKPDDSVEIPDNAEKIVPQGGWKNAGKRDANHKLEKAELPGTRNVHRAGPIWLAGQPDAQGLAAAKKAGVTRVITLRSERELDFDDEALVKEAGLEFHAIRFGGHQQMTDQKIDRIRELLKTARHDAQILLHCASANRVGAVWIAHRVLDGRQAVENALLEGKQIGLLDPDLGTTAVEYVKQRKP; translated from the coding sequence ATGGCGCTCGCCCTGTTGGCCACCATTTTGCTCACGGCATCACAACTCTCACCGGCATCCGCGGCCGATCCGGCTGCCGGAACACCTCGCGAAACTCCGGCTGGATCCGAATCGCTGCTCGACGGCCCGCTCGCAGATGCCTGGGAAGGCAGTCTCGACGACTGGACGCTGAAAGACGGCGTTTTGACCGGCACGACGGATGGATCGGTGAAGGTCAATCGCTTCATCACGTCAAAATTCCCCCCGGCCGAAGACTTTGAACTGGAAGTTGACGTGTGGGTCAGCCCCCGCGGCAACAGCGGAATCCAGTACCGCAGCGAGGTCCGCGAAGACCTCGGCCCGAATGTCATGGTCGGCTACCAGTGTGATGTGGTCGCGGCCAACCCCAAGTACAACGGCATGCTGTACGAGGAACGCGGCCGACGAATCCTGTGTCACACCGGTGAAAAGGTCGTCACCGATGCCAATGGACAAGGCTGGGTCGTGAAATCGTCGGAACCACCCCAGTTCGCCCCTGAAACCTGGCACCGCTACAAAGTCCGCGTGGTCGGCAACCATCACCAACACTGGATCGATGGCCAGCTGACTGCCGATCATTTTGACATGGACCCGAAGGGCCGATCCCTCTCGGGACGCATTGGGGTGCAGGTTCACGTCGGTCCGCCGATGGAAATTCGCTATCGCAATTTCTTCGTCAAACGCCTGGCACCGACGGCCAAACCGGATGACTCAGTCGAGATCCCTGACAACGCGGAAAAGATTGTGCCGCAAGGCGGATGGAAAAACGCTGGCAAGCGGGACGCCAATCACAAACTGGAAAAAGCGGAACTCCCCGGCACCCGAAACGTCCACCGCGCCGGCCCAATTTGGCTGGCCGGACAACCCGATGCACAAGGCCTGGCTGCCGCCAAAAAAGCGGGCGTGACTCGAGTGATCACACTTCGCAGCGAACGCGAACTGGACTTTGACGACGAAGCGCTCGTGAAAGAAGCGGGCCTGGAATTCCATGCGATTCGATTCGGTGGGCACCAACAAATGACGGATCAAAAGATCGACCGAATCCGCGAATTGCTCAAAACCGCTCGGCACGATGCCCAAATCCTCCTGCACTGCGCGTCCGCCAATCGCGTGGGCGCCGTCTGGATCGCTCACCGTGTCCTGGACGGCCGACAAGCGGTCGAAAACGCGTTGCTGGAGGGCAAGCAAATCGGATTGCTGGATCCTGACCTCGGCACGACCGCCGTTGAATACGTGAAGCAGCGAAAGCCTTGA